Proteins encoded within one genomic window of Posidoniimonas corsicana:
- a CDS encoding CBS domain-containing protein, producing MATAKDLMSRTVRGVHDTATMREAIALLAHHELAGLPVIDSAGFLQGMVSQYDLLTAFTDPGVMDSPVARHMTKESVTVSEDDSIESIAELFRETKVQRAPVVSGAEVVGIVSRTDLVNYLAQFV from the coding sequence ATGGCGACCGCCAAAGACCTCATGAGCCGCACCGTGCGTGGCGTGCACGACACCGCCACCATGCGCGAGGCGATCGCCCTGTTGGCCCACCACGAGCTGGCGGGCCTGCCGGTGATCGACTCGGCCGGGTTCCTGCAGGGCATGGTCTCGCAGTACGACCTGCTGACCGCGTTCACCGACCCCGGCGTGATGGACTCGCCGGTGGCCCGCCACATGACCAAGGAGTCGGTCACGGTGTCCGAGGACGACTCGATCGAGAGCATCGCCGAGCTGTTCCGCGAGACCAAAGTCCAGCGCGCCCCGGTGGTGAGCGGCGCCGAGGTGGTCGGCATCGTGTCACGGACCGACCTGGTCAACTACCTCGCGCAGTTCGTGTAG
- a CDS encoding ATP-binding cassette domain-containing protein, with protein MPQIQLNSVTIGFRGPPLLDEVNCVIEPGDRIGLLGRNGAGKTTLMRLLSGQLAPDHGDVVLAPGTRVAQLRQDVPQDIQSDIAAVVRRGLGDHVESWEADQAVDATLSRMGLDPAARFEALSSGMKRRVLLAQAIVGQPDMLLLDEPTNHLDIDAINWLEQFLAGWRATLLFVTHDREFLRRLATRILEIDRGQLFDWSCDYDAFLLRKEQALAAEEKQNALFDKRLAEEEKWIRQGIKARRTRNEGRVRALKQMRVERSVRREKLGTSRLAIQEAGRSGALVADADGVAFRYGDKTIFEGLTTTLMRGDKVGVIGPNGAGKTTLLRVLLGELAPTEGAVKLGTNLQLAYFDQLRDQLDPERTVQDNIGDGYDTINVAQPDGKTVSRHIIGYLQDFLFTPDRARTPVKLLSGGERNRVLLAKLFSKPANIIVLDEPTNDLDAETLELLEEKLIDFSGTLLVVSHDRAFLNNVVTSTLVFEPGGVKEYDGGYDDWLRQRKPADPPATAAQGQPAAKPKTEKPSTGGKKLSYNDQRELKSLPAKIEKLEAGIAALHEQMADPAFYQQDARVIRDKQAEEAELQGQLAAAYERWESLEA; from the coding sequence ATGCCCCAGATCCAGCTCAACAGCGTCACGATTGGCTTCCGCGGGCCGCCGCTCCTGGACGAGGTGAACTGCGTCATCGAGCCCGGCGACCGCATCGGCCTGCTGGGCCGCAACGGCGCCGGCAAGACCACCCTGATGCGGCTGCTCAGCGGCCAGCTCGCGCCCGACCACGGCGACGTCGTGCTCGCGCCGGGCACGCGCGTCGCGCAGCTCCGCCAGGACGTGCCGCAGGACATCCAGAGCGACATCGCGGCGGTGGTGCGTCGGGGGCTGGGGGACCACGTCGAGTCGTGGGAGGCCGACCAGGCGGTCGACGCCACGCTCTCGCGGATGGGCCTGGACCCCGCGGCCCGCTTCGAGGCGCTCTCCTCCGGCATGAAGCGGCGGGTGCTGCTCGCGCAGGCGATCGTCGGCCAACCCGACATGCTGCTGCTCGACGAGCCGACCAACCACCTGGACATCGACGCCATCAACTGGCTGGAGCAGTTCCTCGCCGGCTGGCGCGCCACGCTGCTGTTCGTCACCCACGACCGCGAGTTCCTCCGCCGCCTCGCGACCCGCATCCTCGAGATCGACCGCGGGCAGCTGTTCGACTGGTCCTGCGACTACGACGCGTTCCTGCTCCGCAAGGAGCAGGCGCTGGCCGCCGAGGAGAAGCAGAACGCGCTGTTCGACAAGCGGCTGGCGGAGGAGGAGAAGTGGATCCGCCAGGGCATCAAGGCACGCCGCACCCGCAACGAGGGCCGCGTCCGCGCGCTCAAGCAGATGCGGGTGGAGCGGAGCGTGCGGCGCGAGAAGCTCGGCACGTCGCGCCTCGCGATCCAGGAGGCCGGCCGCAGCGGCGCGCTGGTGGCCGACGCCGACGGGGTCGCGTTCCGCTACGGCGACAAGACCATCTTCGAGGGCCTGACCACCACGCTCATGCGGGGCGACAAGGTCGGCGTCATCGGGCCCAACGGCGCCGGCAAGACCACCCTGCTGCGGGTGCTGCTGGGCGAGCTGGCCCCCACCGAGGGCGCGGTCAAGCTCGGCACCAACCTGCAGCTGGCGTACTTCGACCAGCTCCGCGACCAGCTCGACCCAGAGCGGACCGTCCAGGACAACATCGGCGACGGCTACGACACCATCAACGTCGCGCAGCCCGACGGCAAGACCGTCTCGCGGCACATCATCGGCTACCTGCAGGACTTCCTGTTCACGCCCGACCGCGCCCGCACGCCGGTCAAGCTGCTGTCGGGCGGCGAGCGGAACCGGGTGCTCCTGGCCAAGCTGTTCAGCAAGCCGGCCAACATCATCGTGCTGGACGAGCCGACCAACGACCTCGACGCCGAGACCCTCGAGCTGTTGGAGGAGAAGCTGATCGACTTCTCCGGCACGCTGCTGGTGGTCAGCCACGACCGCGCGTTCCTCAACAACGTGGTGACCAGCACGCTGGTGTTCGAGCCGGGTGGCGTTAAGGAGTACGACGGCGGCTACGACGACTGGCTCCGCCAGCGCAAGCCGGCCGACCCGCCCGCCACGGCGGCTCAGGGCCAGCCCGCCGCCAAGCCCAAGACCGAGAAGCCCTCGACCGGCGGCAAGAAGCTCTCCTACAACGATCAGCGGGAGCTGAAGTCGCTGCCGGCCAAGATCGAGAAGCTCGAGGCCGGCATCGCCGCGCTGCACGAGCAGATGGCCGACCCCGCGTTCTACCAGCAGGACGCCAGGGTCATCCGCGACAAGCAGGCCGAGGAAGCCGAACTGCAGGGGCAGCTTGCCGCAGCGTACGAGCGGTGGGAATCGCTCGAGGCCTGA
- a CDS encoding ROK family protein, with product MTYFIGVDIGGTTSTLAIGDEQRNVVAVSEQFPTAPQDGPAAVIAAIVRQSSLELDKLGATLEDVPFVGLATPGPATQDGVLLKTPNLDPKQWDRFPIRERLEEAYRAVTTRLEVCYIGDGQAAALGEFAIRNRSLSWDGAPANQLPAEDLHSLFMVIVGTGFGGGAVVEGNPLRGKEGRAGHVGHILLPEYAFRYEHDRQLQVGNAMSTAESAVSLTALTHQLEYRLSLTEWADHPLNAASGTAKDKAKQLRELAAGGDPLAVQLFDDQARALGLAMLSVNYLGDYDRLVIGGGVCDLVSDLRDRYRLTAEESYREHALDGFRNLDRLEFSVCGDAAPVIGALAWVLP from the coding sequence ATGACTTACTTTATCGGCGTCGATATCGGCGGCACCACCAGCACCCTCGCCATCGGCGACGAGCAGCGCAACGTCGTGGCGGTGAGCGAGCAGTTCCCCACCGCGCCCCAGGACGGGCCGGCCGCCGTGATCGCGGCGATCGTCCGGCAGTCGTCGCTCGAGCTGGACAAGCTGGGCGCCACGCTGGAGGACGTGCCGTTCGTTGGCCTCGCCACGCCCGGCCCCGCCACGCAGGACGGCGTGCTCCTCAAGACGCCCAACCTCGACCCCAAGCAGTGGGACCGCTTCCCCATCCGCGAGCGGCTGGAGGAGGCGTACCGCGCCGTCACTACGCGGCTGGAGGTCTGCTACATCGGCGACGGCCAGGCCGCCGCGCTCGGCGAGTTCGCCATCCGCAACCGCTCGCTAAGCTGGGACGGCGCGCCCGCCAACCAGCTCCCCGCCGAGGACCTGCACTCGCTGTTCATGGTGATCGTCGGCACCGGCTTCGGCGGCGGCGCCGTGGTCGAGGGCAACCCGCTCCGCGGCAAGGAGGGCCGGGCGGGCCACGTGGGCCACATCCTGCTGCCGGAGTACGCGTTCCGCTACGAGCACGACCGCCAGCTCCAGGTCGGCAACGCAATGTCCACGGCCGAGTCGGCCGTTTCGCTCACCGCGCTCACCCACCAGCTCGAGTACCGGCTGTCGCTCACCGAGTGGGCCGACCACCCGCTGAACGCCGCGTCCGGCACCGCCAAGGACAAGGCCAAGCAGCTCCGCGAGCTGGCCGCCGGCGGCGACCCGTTGGCCGTGCAGCTGTTCGACGACCAGGCCCGCGCGCTCGGCCTGGCGATGCTGAGCGTCAACTACCTGGGCGACTACGACCGCCTGGTGATCGGCGGCGGCGTGTGCGACCTGGTGTCCGACCTCCGCGACCGCTACCGGCTGACCGCCGAGGAGTCGTACCGCGAGCACGCGCTCGATGGCTTCCGCAACCTCGACCGGCTGGAGTTCTCCGTCTGCGGCGACGCCGCGCCGGTCATCGGCGCGCTGGCCTGGGTGCTGCCTTAA
- a CDS encoding 3-keto-disaccharide hydrolase: protein MKTRLVACVVAVGLLTQLTACGSEYLPGIKWPEPPVVTPGEKDTDPPSDAMVLFDGTSKSAFDNADNWKVEDGVLIAGRGAIVTRESFGDCQLHIEWSAATPVRGRGQGRSNSGVYFASQSEGNGYEVQILDSYENPTYFDGQAGALYKQQPPMVNAMRPPGEWNSYDIIWTAPRFHSDGSLKSPAYMTVIHNGVLVQNHTELAGKTAWDSVPKYTAHPDRLPIRLQDHGNPVRFRNIWVRDYKKLEGEQVEEPRFR, encoded by the coding sequence ATGAAGACCCGCCTCGTCGCTTGTGTTGTCGCCGTTGGATTGCTCACCCAGCTCACCGCCTGCGGCAGCGAGTACCTGCCCGGCATCAAGTGGCCGGAGCCGCCGGTGGTCACCCCGGGCGAGAAGGACACCGACCCGCCGTCGGACGCGATGGTGCTGTTCGACGGGACCAGCAAGTCGGCGTTCGACAACGCGGACAACTGGAAGGTGGAAGACGGCGTGCTGATCGCCGGCCGGGGCGCGATCGTGACGCGCGAGTCGTTCGGCGACTGCCAGCTGCACATCGAGTGGTCCGCCGCCACGCCGGTCCGGGGCCGGGGTCAGGGCCGCAGCAACAGCGGCGTGTACTTCGCCTCGCAGTCCGAGGGGAACGGCTACGAGGTGCAGATCCTCGACTCGTACGAGAACCCCACGTACTTCGACGGCCAGGCCGGCGCGCTCTACAAGCAGCAGCCGCCGATGGTCAACGCGATGCGCCCGCCGGGCGAGTGGAACTCGTACGACATCATCTGGACCGCGCCGCGGTTCCACTCGGACGGCTCGCTGAAGAGCCCGGCGTACATGACGGTGATCCACAACGGCGTGCTGGTGCAGAACCACACCGAGCTGGCGGGCAAGACCGCCTGGGACAGCGTGCCCAAGTACACCGCCCACCCCGACCGGCTGCCGATCCGCCTGCAGGACCACGGCAACCCGGTGCGGTTCCGCAACATCTGGGTGCGCGACTACAAGAAGCTCGAGGGTGAGCAGGTCGAGGAGCCGCGGTTCCGCTAG
- a CDS encoding DUF1501 domain-containing protein, whose amino-acid sequence MQRFATPTGMSRRHFMSHMAGAAAFAGPALAMTRSLQAGAEAMRRNHKSAILLWMGGGPPTIDIWDQKPGAPTSGPFTQIGTAGNAQICEHLPQMASHMDKLSIVRSMSTREADHGRGTYYMHTGYVPNPNIEHPSYGSVVAHELEPFAKDLEIPPFVSIGGASAGPGFLGMSYAPFQVDSNGRVRNLEMQIENRRMAQRLALLDTIEQRFINERRGGSATEHARVLEKTRSLLSSDQMAAFNVNSEPQNIRERYGNTGFGRGCLLARRLVEAGVPFIEVGFGGWDLHQNCFDTLQTKLPQMDTAMSALMEDLYERGLLEDTVVIWMGEFGRTPRINDRTGRDHYARAWSAVVGGGGLNGGLAIGETNADGSRVVTEPYSAEDLMASVCKGLGISLQTTFTSGNGRPMKIANGGKVIPELFS is encoded by the coding sequence ATGCAACGCTTCGCCACCCCCACCGGAATGAGCCGCCGGCACTTCATGAGCCACATGGCGGGCGCGGCGGCGTTCGCCGGGCCGGCGCTGGCGATGACCCGCTCGCTGCAGGCGGGCGCCGAGGCGATGCGCCGCAACCACAAGTCGGCCATCCTGCTGTGGATGGGCGGCGGGCCGCCCACCATCGACATCTGGGACCAGAAGCCCGGCGCGCCGACCTCTGGTCCGTTCACGCAGATCGGCACGGCCGGCAACGCCCAGATCTGCGAGCACCTGCCGCAGATGGCCAGCCACATGGACAAGCTGTCGATCGTCCGCAGCATGAGCACCCGCGAGGCCGACCACGGCCGCGGCACCTACTACATGCACACCGGCTACGTGCCCAACCCCAACATCGAGCACCCCAGCTACGGCTCGGTCGTGGCGCACGAGCTGGAGCCGTTCGCCAAGGACCTGGAGATCCCGCCCTTCGTATCGATCGGCGGCGCCAGCGCCGGCCCGGGTTTCTTGGGCATGAGCTACGCGCCGTTCCAGGTCGACTCCAACGGCCGCGTGCGGAACCTCGAGATGCAGATCGAGAACCGCCGCATGGCCCAGCGGCTGGCGCTGTTGGACACGATCGAGCAGCGGTTTATCAACGAGCGCCGTGGCGGCTCGGCCACCGAGCACGCCCGGGTGCTCGAGAAGACCCGCTCGCTGCTCTCCAGCGACCAGATGGCCGCGTTCAACGTCAACAGCGAGCCGCAGAACATCCGCGAGCGCTACGGAAACACGGGCTTCGGCCGCGGCTGCCTGCTGGCCCGCCGGCTGGTCGAGGCGGGCGTGCCGTTCATCGAAGTAGGCTTCGGCGGGTGGGACCTGCACCAGAACTGCTTCGACACGCTCCAGACCAAGCTGCCGCAGATGGACACCGCCATGAGCGCCCTGATGGAGGACCTCTACGAGCGGGGCCTGCTCGAAGACACGGTGGTGATCTGGATGGGCGAGTTCGGCCGCACCCCACGGATCAACGACCGCACCGGCCGCGACCACTACGCCCGGGCGTGGAGCGCCGTGGTGGGCGGCGGCGGCCTGAACGGCGGCCTGGCGATCGGCGAGACCAACGCCGACGGCAGCCGCGTGGTGACCGAGCCCTACTCCGCCGAGGACCTGATGGCCAGCGTCTGCAAGGGCCTGGGGATCTCGCTGCAGACCACCTTCACGTCCGGCAACGGCCGGCCGATGAAGATCGCCAACGGCGGCAAGGTGATCCCCGAGCTGTTTAGCTAA
- a CDS encoding DUF1549 and DUF1553 domain-containing protein produces MHAATREAAPDPIPTQSRLIDQRIEAAWQDAGVSPSKRATDEEWCRRVYLDLIGRIPTVAELDEYRRDRSKDKRVGLVDRLLGDEYLAEFARNWTTVWTNLLVGRTGGVDNNSLVNREGMQQYLRRSFQKNKPYDQVMRELVTATGSCRPGDDDYNGAANFLADKMAENGVQATAKTSQIFLGMAVQCTQCHNHPFNEYKQNQFWEMNAFFRQTRVLRNRGNDNSRYARIVDRDFAGEGGDPAKAELYYELRNGKLKVAYPVFVDGTSLVSLHADQGEDFGDSGYLSDINRREELADLIAASDLFPRAMVNRMWSHFFGYGFTKPVDDMGPHNTASHPDLLDALATDFRSTSFDVKQLMRWMVLSEPYALSSRTTRDNASDDPSLGARPKFSHFYLRQMQAEQLYESLLVATKADESLSYAEREERKQRWLAQFNTAFGNDENGEATTFNGSIPQALMMMNGGLIRSATECKPGSFLHDVAMNNSLSNPQKIEQLYLTALAREPDRDELAISNKILAARGGDVPAALQDVWWALLNTNEFILNH; encoded by the coding sequence TTGCACGCGGCAACCCGCGAGGCAGCCCCCGACCCCATCCCAACGCAGTCTCGGCTGATAGACCAACGCATCGAGGCGGCTTGGCAGGACGCGGGCGTATCGCCTTCCAAGCGGGCGACCGACGAGGAGTGGTGCCGACGCGTCTACCTAGACCTCATCGGTCGGATCCCAACGGTCGCTGAGCTCGACGAGTACCGCCGCGACCGCTCCAAGGACAAGCGGGTTGGGCTGGTCGACCGCCTGCTGGGCGACGAGTACCTGGCCGAGTTCGCTCGCAACTGGACTACGGTGTGGACCAACCTGCTAGTGGGTCGCACCGGCGGGGTGGACAACAACTCGCTGGTCAATCGCGAAGGAATGCAGCAGTACCTGCGGCGTTCGTTCCAGAAGAACAAGCCGTACGACCAGGTGATGCGCGAGCTGGTGACCGCCACCGGCAGCTGCCGCCCCGGCGACGACGACTACAACGGCGCCGCCAACTTCCTGGCCGACAAGATGGCCGAGAACGGCGTGCAGGCCACCGCCAAGACCTCGCAGATCTTCCTCGGAATGGCCGTCCAGTGCACGCAGTGCCACAACCACCCATTCAACGAGTACAAGCAGAACCAGTTCTGGGAGATGAACGCATTCTTCCGGCAGACGCGGGTGCTGCGGAACCGCGGCAACGACAACAGCCGCTACGCGCGGATTGTCGACCGCGACTTCGCCGGCGAGGGGGGCGACCCTGCCAAGGCCGAGCTGTACTACGAGCTCCGCAACGGCAAGCTGAAGGTCGCCTACCCGGTGTTTGTCGACGGCACCTCGCTGGTGAGCCTGCACGCGGACCAGGGCGAGGACTTCGGCGACAGCGGCTACCTGTCAGACATCAACCGCCGCGAGGAACTGGCCGACCTGATCGCTGCGTCGGACCTGTTCCCGCGGGCGATGGTCAACCGGATGTGGTCGCACTTCTTCGGCTACGGCTTTACCAAGCCGGTCGACGACATGGGCCCCCACAACACGGCCTCGCACCCCGACCTGCTCGACGCGCTAGCCACGGACTTCCGATCCACCAGCTTCGACGTGAAGCAGCTGATGCGGTGGATGGTTTTATCCGAGCCTTACGCGCTCAGCAGCCGCACCACACGCGACAACGCGTCGGACGACCCTTCGCTGGGCGCGCGTCCCAAATTCAGCCACTTCTACCTGCGGCAGATGCAGGCCGAGCAACTGTACGAGTCGCTGCTCGTGGCCACCAAGGCGGACGAGAGCCTCAGCTACGCCGAGCGTGAAGAACGCAAGCAGCGCTGGCTGGCGCAGTTCAACACCGCCTTCGGCAACGACGAAAACGGCGAGGCGACCACGTTCAACGGCTCCATCCCGCAGGCCTTGATGATGATGAACGGGGGGCTGATCCGCAGCGCCACCGAGTGCAAGCCGGGCAGCTTCCTGCACGACGTCGCGATGAACAACTCGCTGAGCAACCCTCAGAAGATCGAGCAGCTCTACCTGACCGCCCTCGCCCGCGAACCGGACCGCGACGAGCTGGCCATCAGCAACAAGATCCTGGCCGCCCGCGGCGGCGACGTGCCCGCCGCGCTACAGGACGTCTGGTGGGCGCTGCTGAACACCAACGAGTTTATTTTGAATCACTAG
- a CDS encoding succinate dehydrogenase cytochrome b558 subunit — translation MADSSLSFLQRHEFLIRRLHSLSGLVPVGAYMCVHLLTNASILNSAETFQNNVYTIHSLDKALPIVEWLFIFLPIIFHAVIGVVIIKGGLPNNSNYKYGPNWRYTLQRATGMIAFVFIFLHVFHLHGWFHGEAWLEFARSVGGASFSPFNAASTLKVAMSGFVVPVLYAIGVLSCVFHLANGIWTMGITWGAWTTPKAQQTALGICSGFGVLLAIVGMSALWGAANPETYTGETSVEAIREVEDQMYEARVEMGMVGPNEHKRYHEVVKETEQTEE, via the coding sequence GTGGCTGATTCTTCGTTGTCGTTTCTCCAGCGCCATGAGTTCCTGATCCGACGGCTGCACTCGCTCTCGGGCCTTGTCCCGGTGGGCGCCTACATGTGCGTCCACCTGCTGACGAACGCCAGCATCCTGAACAGCGCCGAGACGTTCCAGAACAACGTCTACACGATCCACTCGCTGGACAAGGCGCTGCCAATTGTGGAGTGGCTGTTCATCTTCCTGCCGATCATCTTCCACGCCGTGATCGGCGTGGTGATCATCAAGGGGGGGCTGCCGAACAACAGCAACTACAAGTACGGCCCCAACTGGCGGTACACCCTCCAGCGGGCGACCGGCATGATCGCCTTCGTGTTCATCTTCCTGCACGTGTTCCACCTGCACGGCTGGTTCCACGGCGAGGCGTGGCTGGAGTTTGCCCGGTCGGTCGGTGGCGCCAGCTTCAGCCCATTCAACGCGGCCAGCACGCTGAAGGTGGCGATGAGCGGCTTCGTGGTGCCGGTGCTGTACGCCATCGGCGTACTTTCGTGCGTGTTCCACCTGGCCAACGGCATCTGGACGATGGGCATCACCTGGGGCGCGTGGACCACTCCCAAGGCGCAGCAGACGGCGCTGGGCATCTGCTCCGGGTTCGGCGTGCTGCTGGCGATCGTCGGCATGAGCGCGCTGTGGGGCGCCGCGAACCCCGAGACCTACACCGGCGAGACCTCGGTCGAGGCGATCCGCGAAGTCGAGGATCAGATGTACGAGGCCCGGGTCGAGATGGGCATGGTCGGCCCCAACGAGCACAAGCGTTACCACGAAGTGGTGAAAGAGACCGAGCAAACCGAAGAGTAG
- the sdhA gene encoding succinate dehydrogenase flavoprotein subunit, whose translation MAEQRVLVVGGGLAGLAATMKLAELGIKVDLMSLTPVKRSHSVCAQGGINSVNDLTRQQGDNEWKHLDDTVYGGDFLQHQPPVKEMAYWAPRIINLLDRLGVPFNRTEEGSRDQRRFGGTLYKRTAFAGATTGQQLLYALDEQVRRWEVEGLVTKYEGWDFLRPVVDDNGHCRGAVAQNLVTMEIRSFRADAVVLASGGCGLIYGRSTMSMACNGGAVSRALQHGARYGNGEFIQVHPTAIPGADKLRLMSESARGEGGRVWVPRKPQDPRPPRDIPEGDRYYFLEERYPTYGNLVPRDIATREIFNVCVNEGLSVEGDKQCVYLDLTHIERSELDRKLGGILNIYEKFTGENPRDLPMKIFPAVHYSMGGLWADYARTTDGGLDPSNPRNQQTDVPGLYAIGECDYQYHGGNRLGANSLLSCIFTGLFVGPCIESHLNSLKGSAGDERFDSLLAGAKSAEESIEKEMISGSEPGGENPYLIHQELGLEMTKAATVVRDNDQLTAAIGKVNELCERAKNCSLSDTGAWTNQNITYTRALRDMFPVAKAILKGALARDECRGAHYKPAFTMPGVEADDPAERRRQAEAWCDAFEAKNDKWLKSTVATFDASGEPTLSYEEVDTSLIPPRPRLYGLVGAEVIEEVWKERQKAKDAAKQPAAV comes from the coding sequence ATGGCAGAGCAACGCGTCCTTGTTGTCGGCGGCGGACTGGCCGGGCTGGCGGCCACCATGAAGCTGGCCGAACTCGGCATCAAGGTCGACCTCATGAGCCTGACGCCGGTGAAGCGGTCGCACAGCGTCTGCGCGCAGGGCGGCATCAACAGCGTCAACGACCTGACCCGGCAGCAGGGCGACAACGAGTGGAAGCACCTGGACGACACCGTCTACGGCGGCGACTTCCTGCAGCACCAGCCGCCGGTCAAGGAGATGGCCTACTGGGCCCCGCGGATCATCAACCTGCTGGACCGCCTGGGCGTCCCCTTCAACCGCACCGAAGAGGGCTCGCGCGACCAACGCCGCTTCGGCGGCACGCTCTACAAGCGCACCGCGTTCGCCGGCGCCACCACCGGGCAGCAGCTGCTCTACGCGCTGGACGAGCAGGTCCGCCGCTGGGAGGTCGAGGGCCTGGTCACCAAGTACGAGGGGTGGGACTTCCTCCGCCCCGTGGTGGACGACAACGGCCACTGCCGCGGCGCCGTCGCGCAGAACCTGGTCACGATGGAGATCCGCTCGTTCCGCGCCGACGCGGTGGTGCTGGCCTCAGGGGGCTGCGGCCTGATCTACGGCCGCAGCACGATGAGCATGGCCTGCAACGGCGGCGCGGTGAGCCGCGCCCTGCAGCACGGCGCCCGCTACGGCAACGGCGAGTTCATCCAGGTGCACCCCACCGCCATCCCGGGCGCCGACAAGCTGCGGCTGATGAGCGAGTCCGCCCGCGGCGAGGGCGGCCGCGTCTGGGTGCCGCGCAAGCCTCAGGACCCGCGCCCGCCGCGGGACATCCCGGAGGGCGACCGCTACTACTTCCTGGAGGAGCGGTATCCGACCTACGGCAACCTGGTGCCCCGCGACATCGCCACCCGCGAGATCTTCAACGTCTGCGTGAACGAGGGGCTGAGCGTCGAGGGCGACAAGCAGTGCGTATACCTCGACCTGACGCACATCGAGCGGAGCGAGCTGGACCGCAAGCTGGGCGGCATCCTCAACATCTACGAGAAGTTCACCGGCGAGAACCCGCGTGACCTCCCGATGAAGATCTTCCCCGCGGTGCACTACTCGATGGGCGGCCTGTGGGCCGACTACGCCCGCACCACCGACGGCGGGCTGGACCCCAGCAACCCGCGCAACCAGCAGACCGACGTCCCCGGCCTGTACGCCATCGGCGAGTGCGACTACCAGTACCACGGCGGCAACCGCCTGGGCGCCAACTCGCTGCTGTCGTGCATCTTCACCGGCCTGTTCGTCGGCCCTTGCATCGAGAGCCACCTGAATTCGCTGAAGGGCTCCGCCGGCGACGAGCGGTTCGACTCGCTGCTGGCCGGCGCCAAGTCGGCCGAAGAGTCGATCGAGAAGGAGATGATCTCCGGCAGCGAGCCGGGCGGGGAGAACCCCTACCTGATCCACCAGGAGCTCGGCCTGGAGATGACCAAGGCCGCCACCGTGGTCCGCGACAACGACCAGCTCACCGCCGCCATCGGCAAGGTGAACGAACTCTGCGAGCGGGCCAAGAACTGCTCGCTGTCGGACACCGGCGCGTGGACCAACCAGAACATCACCTACACCCGCGCCCTGCGGGACATGTTCCCGGTCGCCAAGGCGATCCTCAAGGGGGCCTTGGCCCGCGACGAGTGCCGCGGCGCCCACTACAAGCCGGCCTTCACCATGCCCGGCGTCGAGGCCGATGACCCGGCCGAGCGCCGCCGCCAGGCCGAGGCCTGGTGCGACGCCTTCGAGGCCAAGAACGACAAGTGGCTCAAGAGCACGGTCGCCACGTTCGACGCCAGCGGCGAGCCGACCCTCAGCTACGAGGAGGTCGACACGTCGCTCATCCCGCCGCGTCCCCGCCTGTACGGGCTCGTAGGCGCCGAGGTGATCGAAGAGGTATGGAAGGAGCGGCAGAAGGCCAAAGACGCCGCGAAGCAGCCGGCCGCGGTCTAA